From the genome of Pseudomonas sp. FP453:
CCAGCGCTTCCATCTGGTTGAGGGTCGATGCGCCGCCCGAACCGGCGATCAGGCCGGTGCGTACGTTGGAAACCTGGTCTTCGCTCAGGCCGGAGTCGGCGATGGCGTCTTTCATGGCCAGGTAGGCGTAGGCGGCAGCGTGGCCGACGAAGCGATAGATCTTGCGATCGATCAGTTCTTCGAGGGGCAGGTCGATGGAGCCGGAAACCTGGCTACGCAGACCCATTTCGGCATATTCCGGGTTGAAGCGGATGCCAGGGCGACTTGCACGCAGGTTAGCGGTGACGGTCTCTTTGTCATTGCCCAGGCAAGAAACGATGCCCAGACCAGTGATAACGACGCGGCGCATGCGGATAACCCTTAAAAGTTGTCAGTGGAAGTGAATACGCCGACACGAAGGCCATCGGCAGTATAGATCTCGCGACCGTCGACGCTCACCGAACCATCGGCGATGGCCAGGTTCAGCTTGCCCTTGAGGACGCGCTTGATTTGAATGTTGTAGGTGACTTTCTTGGCGGTCGGCAGGACCTGGCCAAAGAACTTCACTTCGCCCGAACCCAGGGCGCGACCGCGACCCGGCAGGCCTTGCCAGCCGAGGAAGAAACCGACCAGCTGCCACATGGCGTCAAGGCCCAGGCAGCCTGGCATCACAGGGTCGCCTTCGAAATGGCAGGCAAAGAACCACAGGTCCGGGGTGATATCCAGCTCGGCGACCAATTCACCTTTGCCGTACTTGCCACCCTCTTCGCTGATATGGGTGATGCGATCCACCATCAGCATGTTCGGGGCGGGCAGTTGCGCGTTACCTGGGCCGAACAGCTCACCGCGACTGCAGCGCAGCAGGTCTTCCCGGGTAAAGGCGTTTTGTTTGGTCATGCGAGCTCCTCAATAATCCCATGCGGCAGGGTAGGGTAAATCTTCCCGAACCGACTGAAGCGTTACGCCTCATACCGGCAGCCTACACATAGACTATTGCGTTGTAGTGAAAGTCACAGCGGCAAGGCACTGAATGTACACTTGTTCACTGAAATTTTAAACCGGGCCTGTTTATCGGGTCCGTTTGGGTGCCTAAGACTGCCGCACTTTCGTCTTTCACGCCAGTCGGAGTTGGCTGATGGCGCGGCGCTATTGCACCCAACGTTGCAGGATTTGCTGCAAATCCGTGCGTTTGAATGGCTTGGCCAGGTAATCGTTCATTCCGGCGGCCAGGCAAGCTTCGCGGTCACCCTGCAAGGCGTTGGCAGTGAGGGCGATGATTGGCAGGTCGGCGCAGCCCGGCAACTGGCGAATCTGCCGGGTCGCCTCGTAGCCATCGATCAACGGCAACCGGCAGTCCATCAGGATCGCGGTGAAAATCAGGCTTTCGGCACTGCGGATCGCCTCGGCGCCGTCGATGGCCAGGCTGACTTCAAAGCCCAGGCTGCGCAACATGGCCTCAAACCACGGTGCGGTTGACCGGGTTGTCCTCCACCAGCAGCACATGGCGGCCATCGCCGGCGCTGCTTTTGCCGTCGGCGTCGGCGGTGGTCAGCGGCAAGTATTGCTGGTCGATGGCCAGGGGGATTTCCAGGGTAAACACCGAACCACGGTTTTCTTCGCTTTGCGCGCGCAACGTGCCGCCCATGCGTTCGGCCAGGGTGCGGGCGATGGGCAGGCCCAGGCCGGTGCCGCCGTAGCGTCGGGAGATGGAGCTGTCGGCCTGCTGGAACGCGTCGAACATCAGCTCCAGGCGCTCGGCCGAAATGCCAATGCCGCTGTCACGCACGGTGCAGGTGAACCACAGCAGTTCGTGGTCGAGGGGTTGCCACTGCGGCTCGATGGTCACGTTGCCCTGCTCGGTGAACTTCAAGGCGTTGCCGATCAGGTTCACCAGGATTTGCCGGATGCGGGTCGGGTCACCCTGCACTTGCAGGGCGGCCATGCCTGGCGGAATCAGCAGCTCCAACACCAGCCCGCGCTGCACGGCACTGTGCTGGAAGGCCTGGGCGCAGCTGTTGATCAGGTCGGCCAGGTTGAACGGAATGTGCTCCAGCTCCAGGGCAGCCCGCTCGATGCGCGAGAAGTCGAGGATGTCGTTGATAACCTTGAGCAAATGCTCGGTGGACTCGGAGGCCAGCGCCGCGTATTCGGTCTGCTCCTCGGTCATCTCGGTGGTTTCCAGCAGCTGCAACATGCCCAGTACGCCGTTCATCGGCGTGCGCAGCTCATGGCTCATCATCGCCAGGAAATCCGACTTGGCATTGTTCGCCCGTTCCGCCTCTTCGCGGGTCTGGATCAACTGGGCCATGGCCTGGTGTTGCTCGCGGCTGGCCTGGTTGAGGCCTTCGGCGAGGTTGTTGATATGCCGCGACAGGTCGCCCAGCTCCGAGTCATCGACAATCGGCAGCGGTGTCTTGTAGTCGCCTTGCTGGATCGCCTTGACCGCGTGGCCCATGGCGCTGATCGGCTGCGACAGGCTTGCGGCCAGGCGTCGCGCCAACAGAAAGGTAAACAGCAGGGCAAACAGCGCCAGGATGCCCGCCTTGAAGAGGATTTCCTGCTGGCGCTGGCTGAACGCGTCGTTGGACATGCCGACGATCACCCGCCCCAGGTAATCCGCGCGGGGCGCCTTGGGTTCGTTGAGGTTGTCCTGGAAGAAATCATTGCCCAGCTGGATGTGTTGCAGGCGGATCGGTGCCTGGAAGACTTTGACCGACAGCGACCGGTCATGGGTTTCCGACGGTTGTTCGACATACACCAGGATGTTCTCGGCGCTGTCCTGGATCTCCAGGAAGCGCACATGGGGCGTCGCCAATGTCGCACGCAACAGGCTCTCCAGCACATCGTTGTTGCCGGAGATCACCCCGTATTCGGTGGCGGGCGCCAGCTGGTTGGCGATCAGTTGGCCGGTGTGGTCCAGCTCCTGGCGCAAATCCTGGATGCGCACGAAGGTAAAGAAGCTGATCAACAGCAACGTCAGCAACAGCGCCGGGCCCAGGGTGATGAGCTGGGTGCGGGTGTTGATATCCCAACGACGACGCAGGGTCATGGGCGTTTTTCTCCTTCGGCCAGCCGGGCGGCGATGTGGGCTTCATCCACCTCTTCGAGCCCCAGCGAGCGTGCGACTTGCGGGTTGCCCGCGACTTTGAAGTGTTCCGGGTACAGCGTGCGGGGCCAGGTGGCCGGTGGCTGGTCGAGCAGGCGGTCGAGCACTGCCAGCCAATCGCTCTGGTCGCTGTAGGTGCTGGCCAGGCTGCCGGCGCGGACGAATCCGGCATTGGGCCCCACCAGCGGCAATTGCCGGGCGTAGCTGCTCAGCAGCAGGTTCTTCGCGGTTTTCGGGTTGTAGAGTTGCGGGTCGTCGAGGCCGAGCAGCACATCACTGCTCTTGAACAGGTTTTGCAACGGGCGGCTGTCGTTGGTGTTGTCCCACAGCTGCGGCACCACTTCCAGGCCCATGGGCGTGGCGTATTCAATCAGCTCTCGCAGCAGGAATTCGCTGTCGGCCGCGTAGAGCACACCGATGCGCCGGGCCTGGGGCAGGATGCTAGCGATCAGGTGCAACTGGCGCGCCAGCGGTGGGTCGCTCCACAGCAGGCTGATCCTCGCCGGCACGTGGCTGCCGAGGCGTTGCCGGGCTTGCAGGCGGCTGATGCGCAGCACCAGGGTCGGCGGGCCCTGGGCGTCTTGCAGGCGCCAGTCGAGGCTGGCCAGGTCCAGCAGGATCAGGCGCGTGCCGGACGGCAGGTGGCTCGGTGCAGGCAAGTCCTTGAGCGGGGCGAAGGTCACGTGGTCGTCCGGACGTTCCTTGGCCAGCGCCTCGGTGAAGGCTTGCACACCCGCGCTGCCTTCGGCCGCGGTCAGCAGGATCTCGGCACTCCAGGTCGGTGCGGTGAACAGCAGGCACAGCAACAGCAAGGCGCGCTGCCATGGCCGTGGCGTGCAGACGTGGGTCATCCTTGACTGAGCGCCCATGTCAGAACTCTAGCTCCGCACTGAAATAGAGCACGTGACGCGAGTCGTAGTGGTTGTCGGCCCAGGTGGTGGGCTGGTTGTCGAGGCGTTTTTGCAACATGCCGGCCAGCTCCACGTTGGCTTTGCCCAGGGCAATGCGCTTGGCCACCCGCAGGTCGACCCGTTCGAAGCGATATTGGTTGAGCGCATCGTCGCCATAATAGAACAGCGCGCTGGACCAGCCCCGGCCCCATTCCCGCAGCCAGCCGGCCGAGCCACTGTTGCGCGCGGTCTGGGCCTTGTCCCTGGGGTTGCTGGTGGTGGCGTCGACGTAAGCATAGGTCAGCCGCAGGCGGTCGGCGTTGCTCATGCGCCAATCGAACTGGGATTCGGCGCCGGTAAACCGCGAGCTGTTGGCGTTGCTGGCAATGTACTGGTTATTGCGCAGCGGCGAACTGATCATCTCGGTGATCTCGTCGTAGAACAGCTTCACGTCCAGGTTCAGCCCGAGGTCGGCGAAGAAGCCGTTGTAGCCCAGTTCCCGCGAGCGCATCAGCTCTTTGTCGAGGTTGCCCGGGCCGCGTGTCACCACAAAGTACTGGCCGGTGTTCTGCCCGTAGGCTGGTGAACTGAGGTTGGTGACGCGGTAGCTCCAGTTGACGTTGTTCTCGAACATGTCCGGCGAGCGGATCGCCTCGGAATACACCGCGCGCAAACCGTGGCGCGGGTTGATCAGGTAGTTGACCGCCACCCGTGGCGTCAGCGAGCTGCCGCTCAGGTGGGTGTCTTCGAACATCGCCCCGCCCTGCAACAGCCAGTGCTCGCTGGCGCGCCATTCCAGTTGGCCGAACAGGCGCCAGGTGGTGTCGTCCAGGGTGCCGTTGAAGTAGGTGTCGGAGTCGGCGCGGTCATAGCGATAATTCACACCGCTGACCAGGCGCAGGCTGTCGGACAGGCTCAGGGTGTCCTGAATCTCCAGGTCGTAGCGGCTTTCGCGGGTGCTTTGGTTGATGTCGCCGCACACGCTCTGGTTGGCGCCGTTGCGCCACTGGTCCAGGACCTGGTTGCCCAGCGCTTGCTCGTCGGCGCTGCCCGGTGGCGCGACGCCCTGGCTGTAGCTGTCCATGTGCCGCGCCAGTTGTTCGGCGTAGTTGGGGTTGAGTTGCCACAATCGGGTCAGCTCGGGGCTGAACGAGACCTTGGCGTCGCAGGCCTTCCAGATCTGCTGGCGATCCCACTGTTGGGCGGAGCCCTGGATATACAGGCTGTGCTCGGGGTTGAAATCGAAGTTCCAGCGCAGGGACGCGGCGTAGTCCTTGGCCGCGACGTCGGAATTGTTGCCACCTTCGGTAATCCCGGCGAATACCGGTGTGTAGGTATAGGGCCGCTGGTTGGTCCCTTCCTTCGCGTTGAGTTGCCAGTCGATGCTTTGCTGCGCGTTCAACGTCTGGCTCACGGCCAGGCTGAAGCGGTTGAGGCGGCGGCTGTCACGGCGGTCGGCGCCGGCGGCATCGCTGTCAAAGCCGTCGTCTTGTTGCCCCGACAGGGACAAACGCAAGTCGCCGGTGTCCCAGCGCACGCCCTGGCTGGCGTAGTAGTCGTTGATCCCACGCTGACCACGGATGACTTTCACCCGCGCGCCCTGGCTGTTGGCCGGTGAGCGCGTAAGGATATTGACCACCGCCATCAGCGCGTTGGCGCCATAGCTGACGGTGTTGGGGCCGCGGAATACTTCGATGCGCTCGATATCTTCCATGGCCACTGGAATGTCGCTCCAGTCTACGGTCGCCAGGCCCGCCCGATACACGGAGCGCCCGTCGATCAACACCTGCATGCGCCGCGCATCGCTGGCACTGGTGCCGTGGTAGTTCACCGCCGCCTGATTGCCGGTGGTGTAGCCGACCATCATCCCCGGCACCAGGCGCAGCAGTTCGCTGATGTCCCGCGCGCCGCTGGCCTTGATCAACTCGCTGTCGATCACCGTCATGCTGCCCGGCACGGCGGCGGCCGATTGCTTGAGGCGCGTGGCGGTCAGGACCTGTGGCAGCGGTTGGCTGTCGAGGAACAGATCGTCGGCCAGCACCGTGCCGCTGCACAGCAGCATCAACAGCAGAGATGAACGGGGAGAGGGGCCCAAATGCACGGAACGGCCTTGATAATTGCGGATAGCCGCCCATGTTAACTGAGGTCGGGCCATTTGCCAGTCGTAGGACTTGCAATTACTTCACACAAACGTGGCATTTTCTGACAAACCCACGAATTGACGCGGGGGCTGGCCGCAAGCGGGTCGCTCCGTATAATGCGGCCATCGCCACTGGTATGGATTAACGGATTGCATATGACTGAACAGCGCCCTATTGCGGTCCTCGGAGGCGGAAGTTTTGGCACCGCCGTGGCTAACCTGCTGGCCGAAAACGGCCACGCGGTGCGCCAGTGGATGCGTGATCCCGAGCAGGCCGAGGCCATCCGGGTAAACCGCGAAAACCCTCGTTACCTGAAAGGCATCAAAATCCACGCGGCCGTCGAACCCGTGACGGACTTGCTGGCGACCCTGACGGACTGCGACCTGTGCTTCGTCGCGCTGCCGTCCAGCGCCCTACGCTCGGTCCTGGCGCCCCATGCCGAACGCCTGGCCGGCAAGCTGCTGGTCAGCCTGACCAAGGGCATCGAGGCGCAGACCTTTATGCTGATGAGTGAAATCCTCACCGAGATCGCGCCTCAGGCGCGTATTGGCGTGTTGTCCGGGCCGAACCTGGCGCGGGAAGTCGCCGAGCACGCGTTGACCGCCACGGTCATCGCCAGTGAAGACGAAGAGCTGTGCGAGCGGGTCCAGGCCGTGCTGCATGGCCGCACCTTCCGCGTCTACGCCAGTGGCGACCGCTTTGGTGTCGAACTGGGCGGCGCGTTGAAAAACGTCTACGCGATCATTGCCGGCATGGCGGTGGCACTGGGCATGGGTGAAAACACCAAGAGCATGCTGATTACCCGCGCGCTGGCCGAGATGACCCGCTTTGCGGTGAACCAGGGCGCCAACCCGATGACCTTCCTCGGGCTGGCCGGCGTGGGCGACTTGATCGTCACCTGCTCGTCGCCGAAAAGCCGCAACTACCAGGTCGGTTTCGCCCTGGGCCAGGGCTTGAGCCTGGAGGACGCGGTGACGCGCCTGGGCGAAGTGGCCGAAGGCGTCAACACCCTCAAGGTGCTGAAGGCCAAGGCCCAGGAAGTCGGCGTGTATATGCCGTTGGTCGCCGGGTTGCACGCGATCCTGTTTGAAGGGCGCACCTTGAACCAGGTCATCGAGTTGTTGATGCGCGCCGAACCGAAAACCGATGTCGATTTTATTTCCACCAGTGGTTTCAACTGAGGAACGCGTCATGAACGATCCGAAAGCAGCGCCCAAGTACGAATCCATTGTGTTGCGCATCCTCTGGATGCTGGTGTTTGCCCTGGTGTGGCAGGTCGCGCAGTTCCTGCTCGGCGCCTTGGTGGTGGTGCAGTTGATCTACCGCCTGGTGTACGGCGCGCCGAACCTGGGCCTGATGAACTTTGGCGACAGCCTCAGCCAGTTCCTCGCGCAGATCGGCCGCTTCGGCAGCTTCCACACCGAGCAAAAGCCGTGGCCATTCGCCGATTGGCCAACCCCGCGCGCACCCGAGGGCGAAGCCGCCCACAGCGTGCCGCCCGCGCCGCACCCGGTGCGCGATGAAGAGCCAAAACTGTGAAGCTGTGGATTCTGCGCCACGGTGAGGCCGAAGGGCATGCCCGCACGGATGCCGAGCGCAACCTCACCGAACATGGCCGTGGCGAAGTCTTGCGCAGTGCCGCGCACCTGATCGGCCCAGCCCCTCAGTGCGATCATCGCCAGCCCCTATGTGCGGGCGCAGCAGACCGCACAACTGGTGCGCCAGGCCTTGGGCTTTGAGCCGGAAATCCGCACGGTGCCGTGGCTGACCCCCGAGGGCAGCCCGCTGCAAGTGCTGGAACAGCTCGACACCGACGACAACGTGCTGCTGGTCAGCCATCAGCCGTTGGTGGGCAGCCTGATCAGCTTTTTGCAGCATGGCCATCAGCGCCAACCGCAACCGATGCACACCGCGAGCCTCGCGGAACTGGAAGGGGATTTTCCGCTGGCGGGGCTGATGAGCCTGGTCAGCGTGAAGAATCCGTAGGCTGGATCGCTGCTTTGTGTGTGCTATATAGTCAGCCAAGCAAGTGCTTGGTTGGCTATGATCGGACCACACAGGAGCGCGTCCCATGCCCGTCGCTTTTCGTTTGCCGTTGCAGGTCTTCTTTGAACGTGAAGCGCGCCATCCGCGCAAAACCTTTCTGGTCCAGCCTGTCGGCGGGGGCGAGGTGCACAGCCTCACCTGGGGCGATGTCGGCCACCAGGCCCGATGCGCCGCGCACTGGCTGCGTGCCCGTGAACTGCCCCGTGGTTCGCACATTGCCCTGATTTCGAAAAACTGCGCGCACTGGATCATCGCCGACCTGGCGATCTGGATGGCTGGGCATGTCTCGGTGCCCTTGTACCCCAACCTTACTGCCGACTCCGTCGCCCATGTGCTCAACCATTCCGAGGCGGCGCTGGTGTTTGTCGGCAAGCTCGACGATTGGCCGGCGATGGCGCCCGGTGTGCCCGCCGGTGTGCCGACCATCAGCCTGCCGCTGTGCCCGCCCGGCACGTTTGATTTCAGCTGGGCCGACCTGCAAGCCTGCTCGCCCATTCAAGACAACCCAGAGCCTGCGGCCGCGGATCTTGCGACCATCATCTACACCTCCGGCACCACCGGCCTGCCCAAGGGCGTGATGCACAGCTTCGGCGCCCTGGGCTTTGCTGCCACGCGCGGTACCGAAGTGTTTGGCCTGGGGGAGGGCGACCGGTTGTTGTCGTACCTGCCGCTGTGCCATGTGGCCGAGCGGATGTTTGTCGAGATGGCCGCGATCTATACCGGGCAAACCGTGTTTTTCGCCGAGAGCCTGGACACCTTTCTGACCGATCTGCGTCGGGCGCGGCCGACGGCGTTGTTTGGCGTGCCGCGCATCTGGACCAAATTCCAGCTGGGGGTCTACGCCAAGATCCCGCAAAAACGCCTCGATACCCTGTTGCGCCTGCCGTTTATCGGCAAGCGTGTGGGCCATAAAGTGCTCGCCGGCCTAGGGCTGGATGAATTGCGCATCGCCCTGTCCGGCGCGGCGCCGGTGCCCGAGGCGCTGCTGCGCTGGTATCAACGCCTGGGCCTGGATGTGCTGGAGGTGTACGGCATGACCGAGAGTTGCGGCTACTCCCATGTGTGCCGCCCCGGCCAGCAGACCATCGGCTGGATCGGCCTGCCATGCCCGGGGGTTGAAGTGCGCATCGACGCCTCGGGCGAAGTGCAGGTGCGCAGCGGTGCGACCATGCTCGGTTACTTCAAGGACCCCGCGAAGACCGCCGAGACGCTCACCGCCGATGGCTTCCTGCGCACCGGCGACAAGGGCGAGCAGGACGCCGATGGCCGCCTGCGCCTGACCGGGCGGCTCAAGGAAATCTTCAAGACCAGCAAAGGCAAATACGTAGCCCCGGCGCCGATTGAAAACCGCCTGGCCGAACATGCGCACATCGAACAGGTGTGCGTGGTCGGCGATGGCCTCGGCGCGCCGATTGCGTTGTGTGTGCTATCGACGCTGGCGCACGACCGCCAAGCCCTGCAAGGCAGCCTTGAGCGCTGGCTGGAGGCGGTCAACCAGACGTTGGATAAACATGAGCGCCTGCGCCAATTGGTGGTGGTCAATGACAGCTGGGCGGTGGAAAACGGCTTCCTGACGCCGACCCTGAAGATCAAGCGCAACGTGATCGAATCGACTTACGGTGCATATTTGCAGACTTGGAGCGAGCGTTCCGAATCCGTTCTGTGGCAGGATTAGGCTCATCATAAAACCAACAAAGGACTATCCCATGGGCCTGTGGCGCACCCAACCGAACATCGAACAACTCAACGCGATCCAGAAAAACACCATCGGTGAACTGCTGGACATTCGCTTCGAAAGCTTCGACGACGAATCCCTGACCGCCAGCATGGTGGTCGATCATCGCACCCATCAGCCCTACGGCCTGCTGCACGGCGGCGCGTCGGTGGTGCTGGCGGAAAGCGTCGGCTCCATGGCGGCGTACCTGTGTATCGACGCCAGCAAGTTCTATTGCGTGGGCCTGGAGGTCAACGCCAACCACCTGCGCGGTGTGCGCAGCGGGCGGGTGACGGCGGTGGCGCGGGCGATTCATATCGGCCGCACCACCCAGGTGTGGGATATCCGCTTGACCAATGATGACGGCAAAGCCAGCTGCGTTTCGCGCCTGACCATGGCCGTGGTGCCGCTGGGCGAGCAGCCGCCGGCGCGATAGGCGTGGCGTGAGTGTCATCATTCCTGGCAGTTACAGTCATTGCTGTTGCGGCCAGGCGTGGTGACAATCGATTTCTGTTTTTGTAGATGAGTCCGGTATGTCGCAGCACGTGTTTTTTGCCCACGCCAATGGTTTCCCTTCGGCTACGTACGGCAAGTTGTTTGCCGCCCTGGCCCCGGAATACGCCGTGGCTCATTTGCCGCAGCACGGTCACGACCCCAGGTTCCCGGTGGACGATAACTGGCAGAACCTGGTGGACGAGTTGATCCACCACCTGGAGCAGCAGCCGGAACCGGTGTGGGGCGTGGGCCATTCCCTCGGTGGCGTGCTGCATCTGCATGCGGCCATGCGTTGCCCACAGTTATATCGCGGCGTGGTGATGCTCGACTCGCCGGTGCTGACCCGTGCCGACCGCTGGGTGATCCGCGCCGCCAAGCGCCTGGGCTTTATCGACCGCCTGACCCCCGCCGGGCGCACCCTGGGCCGGCGTGAAGAGTTCCATGACCTGGACAGCGCGCGCAGCTACTTCGCCGGTAAAACCCTGTTTCGCGGTTTCGACCCGGAATGCTTCGACGCCTACCTGCAACACGGCTTGCACCAGGTTGGCGACCGCCTGCGCCTGCGCTTCGACCCGGCCACCGAAATCAGCATCTACCGCGGCGTGCCCCACACCAGCCCCGGTCAGGTGCGCCAGTTGAAAGTGCCGCTGGCGGTGGTGCGCGGCCGCCAGAGCCGGGTGGTGATGCGTCACCACGCCAGCGGTGTCGATCGCCTGCCGATGGGCGAAATGCTCACCATGCCCGGCGGTCATATGTTCCCCCTCGAACGCCCCCAGGACACCGCGACCTTGATCAAGAACCTGTTCTCCCGCTGGGCCGCCCGTGAGGGCAACTGCCCATGAGCGCGGCGGTGGAAGAAGTGCGCCTGAGCCTGCCCCATATAGAGTTGGCGGCTCACTTGTTTGGGCCCGAAGACGGTTTGCCGGTGATCGCCCTGCATGGCTGGCTGGACAACGCCAACAGCTTTGCGCGGCTGGCGCCAAAGCTTGAGGGCTTGCGCATCGTCGCCTTGGACATGGCGGGGCATGGGCATTCGGCGCATCGCCCTGCAGGGGCCGGTTATGCCTTGTGGGATTACGTCCACGACGTGCTGCACGTCGCCGAACAATTGGGCTGGAAACGTTTTGCATTACTTGGCCACTCACTGGGCGCCATCGTGTCCCTGGTGCTGGCCGGCGCGTTGCCGGAGCGCGTGACGCACCTGGGATTGATCGACGGCGTGATCCCGCCGACCGCCAGCGGCGAGAACGCCGCCGAGCGCCTGGGCATGGCGTTGCAGGCGCAATTGGATTTGCAGGACAAACGCAAGCCGGTCTACGCCACCCTGGAGCGTGCCGTGGAAGTGCGCATGAAAGGCCTGGTGGCGGTCAGTCGCGAAGCCGCCGAACTGCTGGCCCAGCGCGGTTTGATGCCGGTGCCGGGCGGTTACACCTGGCGTACCGACAGTCGCTTGACCCTGGCATCACCGATGCGCCTGACCGACGAACAAGCCATGGCCTTCGTGCGGCGGGTGGGTTGCCCTACGCAGTTGGTGGTCGCCGCCGACGGCATGCTGGCGAAACATCCAGAATTGCTTTCCCAACTGCCCTTCACCGTGACCACGCTGCCAGGCGGCCATCATTTGCACCTGAATGACCAGCCCGGCGCAGCTCTTGTTGCAGACTGTTTCAATCGCTTCTTCTCTGCGCCTTGACTTGGCGGGGTCAACTGCCGAGGCTGGGCGGATTGAAAGGGAGCCAACCATGAACCATCTCAACACTGCTATGACCTCCGCTGGCCACGGCGCGTTGATCCTATGAGCGTGCGTAACGGCTGTATCCGTATCCTCGGGCTAAGCCTGCTCAGCCCATTGGTGTTCGCCGCCGACGTGCCGGGAAGCCAGGACCTGCCGGCCGTGGCCCGGCAAGTCGACGCGCAAATCGTCGATTACCGCCCCGCCGAAGAAAAGGAACGCATCTACCCCATGGGCGCGATCCGCAAGATCAGCGGCCAGTTGCGCTACGAAGGCCAGGCCACCGCACGCGGCCAGGCCACGGCGATCACCTATGAGTTGCCCGCCGAGCACAGTTCCAGCACTGCGTTTACCGTGACGCGCGAGGCGTTGCAGGCCAAAGGCGCGCAGTTGCTGTTCTGGTGCAAAGCCCGTGATTGCGGCGAAAGCAGCCTGTGGGCCAACGAAATCTTCGGCAACGCCAAGCTGGTGGGCGCCGACAGTGAGCAGGAATACCTGCTGCTGCGCCTGGCCGAGCCGCAAGCCAACAGCCTGATCGCGCTGTACGCCATTACCCGTGGCAACCGCCGTGCCTACCTGCACGTGGAGCAGTTGGATGCCGGTGCGCCGCTGGGTGACCTGCTGCCCACCTCGGCCACGCTGTTGCGCGAGCTTAAAAGCACCGGCGAGCTGGACTTGCCGAAGTTGGCCGCCGAGCCGGATGACACCTGGCTAACCCTGATTTCCCGTGGGCTCAACCTCGACACCACCCTGCGTGTCAGCCTCGCCGGGCCGAATGCCGAAGCCTGGCGCCAGGCCTTGATCGACAAGGGCGTGCGTGCCGCGCGCCTGGAGACCGGCACCGGCGGCACCAAGGGCTTGCACCTGCATCTGATACGCTAGGCGTTATCGGGCGAACGGCCCCGCGCCGTTCGCCTAAGCTGTCTTCCTAACGCCTTCTGCTAGAGATACCCCATGCTCAATAACGATCGCCTGCTGGTGCAAATCCTGCTGCTGGTGCTGTTTGGTGCCAGCTTCTGGGTCATGGCGCCGTTCTGGTCGGCGCTGTTCTGGGGCGCGGTGCTGGCGTTTGCCAGCTGGCCGCTGATGCGTTTGCTGACCCGTGCGCTGGGTGGCCGTGAATCGTTGGCCGCCGGCATCCTGACCCTGGGTTGGATGTTGCTGGTGGCGGTGCCGCTGGTGTGGCTGGGGTTCAACCTGGCGGATCATGTGCGCGATGCGGTGGCGCTGATCAAGGACATCCAGGTTGACGGCCTGCCCGAAGCGCCGACCTGGCTGGGTTCGATC
Proteins encoded in this window:
- a CDS encoding hotdog fold thioesterase, with amino-acid sequence MGLWRTQPNIEQLNAIQKNTIGELLDIRFESFDDESLTASMVVDHRTHQPYGLLHGGASVVLAESVGSMAAYLCIDASKFYCVGLEVNANHLRGVRSGRVTAVARAIHIGRTTQVWDIRLTNDDGKASCVSRLTMAVVPLGEQPPAR
- a CDS encoding alpha/beta fold hydrolase, whose protein sequence is MSQHVFFAHANGFPSATYGKLFAALAPEYAVAHLPQHGHDPRFPVDDNWQNLVDELIHHLEQQPEPVWGVGHSLGGVLHLHAAMRCPQLYRGVVMLDSPVLTRADRWVIRAAKRLGFIDRLTPAGRTLGRREEFHDLDSARSYFAGKTLFRGFDPECFDAYLQHGLHQVGDRLRLRFDPATEISIYRGVPHTSPGQVRQLKVPLAVVRGRQSRVVMRHHASGVDRLPMGEMLTMPGGHMFPLERPQDTATLIKNLFSRWAAREGNCP
- a CDS encoding alpha/beta hydrolase — encoded protein: MSAAVEEVRLSLPHIELAAHLFGPEDGLPVIALHGWLDNANSFARLAPKLEGLRIVALDMAGHGHSAHRPAGAGYALWDYVHDVLHVAEQLGWKRFALLGHSLGAIVSLVLAGALPERVTHLGLIDGVIPPTASGENAAERLGMALQAQLDLQDKRKPVYATLERAVEVRMKGLVAVSREAAELLAQRGLMPVPGGYTWRTDSRLTLASPMRLTDEQAMAFVRRVGCPTQLVVAADGMLAKHPELLSQLPFTVTTLPGGHHLHLNDQPGAALVADCFNRFFSAP
- a CDS encoding DUF4892 domain-containing protein; this encodes MSVRNGCIRILGLSLLSPLVFAADVPGSQDLPAVARQVDAQIVDYRPAEEKERIYPMGAIRKISGQLRYEGQATARGQATAITYELPAEHSSSTAFTVTREALQAKGAQLLFWCKARDCGESSLWANEIFGNAKLVGADSEQEYLLLRLAEPQANSLIALYAITRGNRRAYLHVEQLDAGAPLGDLLPTSATLLRELKSTGELDLPKLAAEPDDTWLTLISRGLNLDTTLRVSLAGPNAEAWRQALIDKGVRAARLETGTGGTKGLHLHLIR